A single window of Falco peregrinus isolate bFalPer1 chromosome 11, bFalPer1.pri, whole genome shotgun sequence DNA harbors:
- the BIRC5 gene encoding baculoviral IAP repeat-containing protein 5, producing MAAGAEAVAALPEEWRLYFVPTRIATFRNWPFTEDCTCTPERMAAAGFLHCPVENGPDVAQCFFCFKELEGWEPEDDPLEEHKKHSASCAFLSLRKDPTDLTMQEFLKLDRERMKNAIKKEISQKMTEVEDTAKKVHHEIEDLVS from the exons ATGGCGGCCGGCGCTGAGGCGGTGGCGGCGCTGCCCGAGGAATGGCGGCTCTACTTTGTCCCCACCCGCATCGCTACCTTCCGCAACTGGCCCTTCACCGAGGACTGCACCTGCACGCCCGAGCGG ATGGCGGCGGCGGGTTTCCTGCACTGCCCCGTTGAGAACGGGCCCGACGTGGCGCAGTGCTTCTTCTGCTTCAAGGAGCTGGAGGGCTGGGAGCCCGAGGACGACCCCCT ggAGGAACACAAAAAACACTCTGCgagctgtgcttttctttcccttcgGAAAGATCCTACTGACCTGACAATGCAGGAGTTCCTGAAGCTAGACAGAGAACgaatgaaaaatgcaatt aaaaaagaaatttctcaaAAGATGACTGAGGTTGAAGACACGGCCAAGAAAGTGCATCATGAAATAGAGGATCTGGTGTCCtag